From Camelina sativa cultivar DH55 chromosome 7, Cs, whole genome shotgun sequence, one genomic window encodes:
- the LOC109125532 gene encoding uncharacterized protein LOC109125532: MARRQVFRFQMLLVLALLYLVISWKPVLITARIEKLTDFETKGHEFNQISQLRRTETDPKRRTRTRRMMMDVEEINDYPGSGANNRHTPHCSEC; this comes from the exons ATGGCGAGAAGACAAGTCTTTCGTTTTCAAATGTTGTTGGTTTTAGCTCTTCTTTACCTCGTGATCTCTTGGAAGCCTGTTCTGATCACTGCAA GAATTGAGAAGTTAACAGACTTTGAAACCAAAGGACATGAGTTTAATCAGATTAGCCAATTG AGACGCACTGAAACTGATCCTAAGAGAAGAACAAGGAcaaggaggatgatgatggaCGTGGAGGAGATTAACGATTATCCAGGATCAGGTGCTAACAACCGCCACACTCCTCACTGTTCTGAATGCTAA
- the LOC104702169 gene encoding uncharacterized protein LOC104702169 codes for MPTTEYQRSFGRSLLNLRRDSAVNSVDSSASSTVTGELTGMEAELDSFQRKVAERFINLNASGCEDLLSLEWVGKLLDSFLSCQEEFRVILINHRSMITKPPMDRLIADYFERSVKALDVCNAIRDGVEQIRQWQKLIEIVICAFNNTGGGSGSSQRPLGEGQFRRARKTLIELAIGMLDEKDSSSSSVSSQHRNRSFGRNKEHLHHKTIGHFRSLSWSVSRSWSASKQLQAIGNNVATPRASDITATNGLVVPVYTMTSILLFVMWALVAAIPCQDRGLQVHFNVPRNYPWGGSLMSLHDRIIEESKKRERKNTCGLLKEIHQFERSSRLMNDLVDSAQFPLSDEKEMEVRERVEELGKLQEALKNGLDPFEKKVREVFHRIVRSRTEGLDSVGKHHGSE; via the coding sequence atgCCAACGACGGAATACCAAAGATCATTCGGGAGGTCATTACTGAATCTACGGCGAGACTCGGCTGTGAACTCTGTTGACTCATCGGCGTCAAGTACAGTTACCGGCGAGTTGACTGGGATGGAGGCGGAGTTGGATTCTTTCCAGAGAAAAGTCGCTGAGAGGTTTATCAATCTCAATGCCTCTGGTTGTGAAGATCTCTTGTCTCTCGAATGGGTTGGCAAGCTTCTTGATTCGTTTCTCTCTTGTCAAGAAGAGTTTCGTGTCATCCTCATCAACCACCGCTCGATGATCACTAAACCACCCATGGATCGATTGATCGCTGATTACTTCGAGAGAAGCGTTAAGGCTCTCGACGTCTGTAACGCGATCCGTGACGGTGTTGAACAGATCCGTCAATGGCAGAAGCTGATCGAGATCGTAATCTGCGCTTTTAACAACACCGGTGGTGGAAGTGGAAGCAGCCAGAGACCTCTCGGTGAAGGTCAGTTTCGTCGTGCGAGGAAGACTTTGATTGAGTTAGCTATCGGTATGCTTGATGAGAAAGATTCGTCTTCGAGCTCTGTTTCGTCTCAGCATCGTAACCGTTCGTTTGGGAGGAACAAGGAACATCTTCACCACAAAACAATCGGGCATTTCAGATCGCTTTCTTGGAGTGTTTCGAGATCATGGTCAGCTTCAAAGCAATTGCAAGCTATTGGGAACAATGTAGCTACCCCTCGGGCTAGTGACATTACGGCAACTAATGGTCTCGTTGTTCCGGTTTATACAATGACTTCGATATTGCTGTTTGTGATGTGGGCGCTTGTGGCAGCGATTCCTTGTCAAGACAGAGGCTTGCAAGTGCATTTCAATGTTCCTAGGAACTACCCGTGGGGAGGGTCTTTGATGTCGTTGCACGATAGGATCATTGAGGaatcgaagaagagagagaggaagaacaCTTGTGGGTTGTTGAAAGAGATACATCAGTTTGAGAGGAGCTCAAGGTTGATGAATGATTTGGTTGATTCTGCTCAGTTTCCTCTGTCTGATGAGAAAGAGATGGAAGTGAGAGAGAGGGTTGAGGAATTGGGGAAGCTTCAAGAAGCTTTGAAGAATGGTTTGGATCCGTTTGAAAAGAAAGTGAGGGAAGTGTTTCATCGCATTGTAAGGAGCAGAACAGAAGGTCTTGATTCTGTCGGAAAGCATCACGGTTCTGAAtga
- the LOC104702171 gene encoding GDSL esterase/lipase At1g74460-like, translating into MKFCAILLLFILLGINGYDCKIVQFIFGDSLSDVGNNKNLPRSLATANLPYYGIDFGNGLPNGRFTNGRTVSDIIGDKIGLPRPVAFLDPSMNEDVILENGVNYASGGGGILNETGGYFIQRLSLWKQIELFQGTQDVVVAKIGKKEADKFFQDARYVVALGSNDFINNYLMPVYSDSWNYNDVTFVDYLMETLESQLKVLHSLGARKLMVFGLGPMGCIPLQRALSLDGKCQNKASNLAKRFNKAASTMLLDLESKLPNSSYKFGEAYDLVNDVITNPQKYGFDNSDSPCCSFYKIRPALTCIPASTLCKDRSKYVFWDEYHPTDKANELVANILIKRFDFMRADDGTSQAPSPAPNIAPSSDTN; encoded by the exons ATGAAGTTTTGCGCAATATTATTGTTGTTCATCCTTCTTGGAATCAACGGCTACGATTGCAAGATAGTCCAGTTTATATTCGGAGATTCATTGTCTGATGTAGGCAACAATAAGAATCTACCAAGAAGTTTAGCGACAGCGAATCTGCCCTATTACGGGATTGATTTTGGCAATGGTTTGCCTAATGGAAGGTTCACCAATGGCCGCACTGTTTCAGACATTATAG GTGATAAAATTGGGTTGCCAAGACCAGTAGCCTTCTTGGATCCATCAATGAATGAAGATGTAATACTTGAAAATGGAGTGAACTATGCTTCAGGAGGTGGTGGAATCTTGAATGAAACTGGTGGTTATTTC ATCCAAAGACTTTCTCTGTGGAAGCAAATAGAATTATTCCAAGGGACACAAGATGTAGTTGTGGCAAAGATAGGAAAAAAAGAGGCAGACAAGTTCTTCCAAGATGCTCGATACGTCGTCGCTCTAGGCAGCAATGACTTCATTAACAACTATTTGATGCCTGTCTATAGCGACTCTTGGAATTACAATGATGTAACCTTCGTAGACTACTTAATGGAAACACTTGAATCTCAACTCAAG GTCTTGCATAGTTTAGGAGCGAGGAAGTTAATGGTGTTTGGGCTAGGACCAATGGGTTGTATCCCACTACAAAGAGCTCTAAGCCTCGATGGCAAATGTCAAAACAAAGCGAGTAATCTTGCTAAGAGATTCAACAAAGCTGCCTCCACAATGCTCCTCGATCTCGAGTCCAAGCTCCCTAATTCAAGCTACAAATTTGGTGAAGCCTATGACCTCGTCAACGACGTCATCACTAACCCCCAAAAATACG GGTTTGATAACTCGGATTCGCCGTGTTGCTCGTTCTACAAAATCAGGCCGGCGCTGACATGTATCCCGGCGTCAACATTGTGTAAAGACAGAAGTAAGTACGTGTTTTGGGACGAGTATCACCCCACCGACAAGGCCAACGAGCTCGTTGCTAATATACTCATCAAAAGGTTTGACTTCATGCGTGCCGATGACGGTACCTCCCAGGCTCCTTCTCCAGCGCCAAATATTGCTCCTTCTTCCGACACTAACTGA